The window TAATTCAGCAATTGCAACTTTTCTGTATGCATTTGTTCAGCTGTAATTCTTGTTCCTCAGTTTTCAGTGCCCAGTACTCGTCAGCACTGATAACCATCATGCAATTACTTTTATCATCTGCCCCTGGATTGCCTGGGATTGTCTCAGTTCAGGCTGGTTGCATAGACCTGCACCCTACAGCACCTGAGTAAGCAGGCCCATTCAGAACCTAGCTGGGCCATTGCTGAATCACAGCTAGTCAGCAGGCCTGAGGTACTAGCTCCTccagaaacacagcactgtgcagggACACCTTTAAACACTCGGTGCATAGTTCAGAGCTGCACATCTGACAGGCTTATGCTGCACATCACACATGAACATCCAATCTTGTTCATCCAAAGCAATACCTGCATTTAAGACCTACGAGACCTGGCTTATAGAAACACCATCCTTTTTTCTCCACCCTGGCAACCTGGGTAAACCTCTCCCAGCAACTAAAAATTAACCACATATTATGGCTTATCTTAAACACTTCACAGGTCTAAATCCCAGCAAGGTAGCtgctgcattaaaataaaacagggaCAGCTAATTCTTACCACAAGGAACTGAAAAACTAAAGAGGCAAAAGAGGGAGCTGAAATTAGCTTCTTCTAGAGATGGAGTTCATGGAACTGGAGAGATTAATTGACTTAATTAGGAAGTCAAGAGCTGAGGCAATAATTAAACTGAAATCACCTGAGAATGCAGCAAGTTCCTTAACCTCAAGATCATTCTTCTTCTCTAAATTGCAGGCAACATTTCTCCTCCCTGATTGGATCACCTCTGTAATTAATCAGCATTGATTTCAAATTGCTCTTTTAGGTGTAAGTGTTGCCTTTTACCCACTGCTGGGTACAGCTACTGGCTAGCCTGGTTCAGAAGGCTGTCAAGCTCCTGCGGAAcgagcagctgcagctggagtgcTTACCCTGCTGGATCTGCTGTGGGAAGCAAAACTGGACCACCACAAATAAACTGTTCCATGCTGactcatttcaaaagaaaaaatctggttttaaaacaCTGTCAGGGGTTGTGGCATTTGTCACCTGGTAACAACTCCCACTTTGGGAAAGAGAACACAAAATccaccagctcccagcaagGAGTGTTTTATTCACATCTTGAGGTTAAAATTCAACTGTCAATGTCAAAGTGCAGTAGGGCTGCAGTAggtgaaggaacagaaaaagcgATAAGCCTAACTGCCCCTCTCTCTCTGCAACAGTCGCCTCTGTCGCTCCCGTTACCTTTCTCGCCTTCTGCATTGTCTTGCACAGGTCAAGTGTGTTTGATGGGGGGTGCCCACTGCAGACACTTAGGCAAACCACGTGCTACAGCCAAACGCTACTGAGGTTTGGACGTGGTAATTTCTTTCAGGAGTTACACACAATGACCGTACAGCAGCGTATGAAAACAGCCAGAACAGAATGACAACTgacctgcaaagcagcagcgcAGTACTTGCCTCAGGACCACAGAGGCTGGCTGCACACCCGCTCCTGCAGTGTGGAGCTCAACTCAGACCCAAAAACTGTTGCTgagcttttgtttgcttttttgaaacTCTGCAATTCTTTCTAAATCACTTCTGTGATTCCCTTTCAGAGAAGAGGTTATTCTGGGATACACCAAGGCTTAAATTACACAGTAAGGGCCACCTCTACCAACCACCTTAAATTTCATTCCAGGCACATTGCGCTACTAGCTGTCCCTACTGCACAGGACTTCTTCCACCCCTGCTGATTGCACGTCCAGTATTTGACTGAggtaacaaaattaatttttgttcctATTACTTGGGGCATCCAAAAGAGAGAAGCTGACAGCCAATACATTCACGAAGGGTTTGGGGCTTTTCTTACGAAGGACAAAGATCAGGTTAAGCAAGTTCTCTATTTGCTGGAAACCAGAGTGAGAAGGAAAATGTCTCTCGGGTTACTGTGCTGCCTAAAACCTGGGCTTTTGCTCGTGCATTCATTATGGTGAGGGTTGCCTGTATGAATACTGATAGTTTGTGCGTGTCTGCTAGTGTTAGATAGGACCGTGAGCAAACCACTGGGAGTTCTTACCTCCTGCGTTTGCATTCTGTCTGATTAACTTCTGCAGAGTGTGGGATGGGGGATCCTGGAACCAACTGACTGCAGACCTTTCCTGCTATTTCCTCCTGCAGCTTTACAACCaactacaaaaaaatcattctgtgaGGGCACCGGGATCCAAATGCTCAACTGTGGATCCTTTAAGGTAAATTGCCGAGTTAGGCAGAGGCACGCCTGGGCATAAGGAAAATGtttgctggtggggaggagttGTTTCGCCCAGAGCCATATCAACACTCATCCCGCTCTGGTGCAGGGGGGCAGGTGCCATTCCCACCTCCATTACCTTGGTCCAGCTCTGTGCCCTGGAACCGGCCCTCGGGGCGGGAATCCACCACCTGGAACTGCAGGGATACCACATTCTGGATCATCTCCTCGAAGGTCTTCAGCAGAGCCATGTTCAGCTTGGCCTTAAAGACAGCTGGGGCGGGCTGGCTGACCTCCGCCGTGACAGGGTGGCCCTCCTTCACCCAGTTCTTGAAGCCACCGTTCAGCACAGAGACCTCCTTGTGCCCGAAGGCCCGGAACATCCACCAGGCGCGGGGCGCGTAGAAGGTGCCCAGCTCGTCCCCGTCGTACACCACCACGTGGGTGTCGTTGCTGACCCCCAGGCGCCCCACATAGTCGGCGAAGTGGGACTCGCTGGGCAGCATGAAGTCGTAGGGGGAGGCCTGGTCCCGGCACTCCTCGATGTCGAAGAAGGACGCGCCGGGGATGTGCCTCTCCTTGAACTCCTGCCGGGCATTCCGCTCCTGTGGCGGGTACCAGGAGGCGTCCAGAACCCGCAGGCCCGGTCCCACCCGCCCGGCCCGCACGGCCTCCGAGAGCCATTTGGCGGTGACCAGCGgcctgctcagcacctgccGCGCCATCCCGGAGGGCCGAGGCCGGgagggggcgccgccgccgccggggacacggacacacacacacaaaatggcggcggcgggcggccgctggccggggggcggcccgagggggcggcgcggggccgggtCGCACCGCCCGGGACCGGCCCCCTGGGAGGACCCCGGTTCCCGCCCCCCGGCGGCGGCCATGGCTGGCGGGGACCGAGGGCGGGTGCTGCTCGGCTGAGGCCCGGCACGGAGGTACGGGGCGTCGCGGCAGGACGGCCCCGCTCCTCCCCCCGCTGCTGCGCGGAGGgagccgcggccccgccggggctgggggcgtCCGGGGCGGGAGGGGTCGcagcgggaggcggcgggggctcAGGCTGCGTGAGGGGCGCCAGGGCCCCGGTGAGGCCTCGGCTGGAGACGTGCTCCGGGGCGGTGAGAGCGgtggggcagagcccccctcGTCGCGGGGCCGTGCCTGGCCGCGGGCGCTCGGTCCCCGCAGCGCAGGGTCCCCGGGGCAGCCGCTGCTGTCAGCGTGGCCGGTGGTCGCTGGAGGTGCGGAGACCGGGTGGCCTTCGGGAGTCTGGGCGCAGGGCAGGGCCGTGCCGTGGCTGTCCCGCCCGGGGCAGGGTTTGGGCTGAGCTCTCTGAAACCGTTTCCAGGGCTGGAGCATTTCAGCCCCCTCAGTGTAGGCTTAGCCAGCACCTCAGTGCAGACGCAGGTCTTTGGTCCTAAAATGCATCTTCATCCATTTGCTTTTTGTAAGCTGGTCTCGTATTTTGtgactttcttccttttgcagtCAGGTGGATTCAGGCAGATCCCAGGAATCGGGTAATTTCATCCAGGACTCGGGAACAATGTCACAACAACTCCTCTACCGTGCGCTTGTGTCTGCCAAATGGCTTTCGGAAGCCATCAAGTCCCAGCAGGCTGGTCTCGCCTTGAGAATCGTGGATGCATCATGGTATTTGCCAAAGATGAAGCGTGACCCAAAGCGGGAATTTGAGGAGCGCCATATCCCTGGAGCAGTTTTCTTCGACATCGATCAGTGCAGTGATCGTACTTCACCTTACGATCACATGCTGCCCAAGGCTGATGACTTTGCTGAGTATGTGGGGAAGCTGGGTGTGGGGAATGATTCCCATGTTGTGGTGTATGATGGCAGCGACCAAGGTCTCTTCTCAGCACCCCGGGTGTGGTGGATGTTCCGGGCCTTCGGACATGAAGCCGTCTCCCTTCTGGATGGTGGCCTGAAGAACTGGCAGCGAGAAGGGAATGCAGTGAGCTCTGGGAAAAGCCAGATATCTCCCTCAGAGTTCCACGCCTCCCTGGACAAGTCCCTGGTGAAAACATACGAAGATGTCTTAGATAACTTGGATTCCCACCGCTTCCAGCTAGTGGATGCGCGCGCTGCAGGACGGTTCCGGGGAGTAGAGCCAGAGCCCCGAGATGGTAATGTGCTTCATTTAAGGTGCCGATCAGTTTGACTTCAGTAGAGGTGATGAAGGGAAATATGGTTGTCCTTTATGGGATGGGACCAGAGGCAGTGTATCCACCTGTCCTCCCCTCCTTTTGACTAGCAAGTGCTGCTCTTTGAAAATTCAGGAGTGGGGCAGCTGTGTATTTTTTGCTCTTGTGAGGAGCTGGGTTGAGAAGCATAGCTTTCATACACCTCAAAGATAGTCATTGGTCTCTTCGTGTACTGGTGCTACCCTCCTCCTCAGAAGGGCCTGTGGAGGTGCTTCAGTCAGTGCCTCATCAGAGAGGGTTGCTCACATATGGGCAGCATGGAGGGAACTGGGAGGAAGAACAGAACTTGACAGCATGGTGTCCATGTGGTAACCTGAAGGTTAGAGCCATCATTCCTGAGTAATCAATAACCTAGTAAAGCaaagtttaacaaaaataaatatatttgtttttaaaaaatacactaaaCAATAAATATTCTTCCCAGTGAAACAGAGAACGGGTTTTGAAATAGATTTGTCCTAGACAGCAGAGGTTAATTCCTATCTGTATTGCTTTTCCTCCAGGAATCGAGCCTGGTCATGTCCCTGGGTCGATGAATATCCCCTTCTCCGATTTTCTCACAGAGGCTGGCTTAGAGAAGACCCCTGAACAGATCCGCAGTCTGTTCCAGGAGAAGAAGGTGGACCTCTTAAAGCCGGTGGTAGCCACATGTGGCTCTGGGGTCACTGCCTGCCACGTGGCTCTGGGGGCATACCTCTGTGGCAAACCAGATGTTGCTGTGTATGATGGGGCCTGGGTGGAATGGTACATGCGGGCACAGcctgaaaatattatttctgagggaaaggggaagacaGTGTAATGAGCTGCTTCGTCTCCCATTGTGCAGATAATTTGCCTTGAAACAGGATTTGGAAAAGATGGGTTTAGCATTCCTGGTTAAGTGTCTTGAGGTCAAGGGGTTGGGTAACAAGTGTGGGCACGTGGTGCTTTGACACTTTTTCCTTACCCTACTGCTCCTGCTTAGGAGCATAAAGATGACCTGGGCAGCCAGCTCTAGGTGACCTTGCTTGAGCAAGTGGCGTGAACCAGATATCCTCCCAAGGTTgcttccaacctcagccattctatgattctgtggcCTTTTTATGAAATCAGATGGGAGAGAGTGCTGGTGGCAGCATGGGGAAGTAGTTGAACCAAGCCAAGCTCATGACTTGAGACATTTCACCATGTTCACTCATAGGATGGTCGTACTTGTACAACTGTGCCTCATGATCCTGCTCTCTGCCTCTGTCCTACAAGCCATCCGTGCACTTTATGGACATTTTGAGTGTAAAACTTTGGGGAAAGACATAGCTGTTAAAGGAGCAAATATGGTTTCCAGGTTGGCACTTGGGTTAGAGACTTGGTTTGGATTTCTTCTTGCACTTGGACTCTTACCTGAAGTGTGTACTTAGCCAGTTTTGTACCCCCGTAGTCCAAAATTCCTcttgagaaaaagagaagattcTGGGATTAAAAAAGGGTAAATAAACATGTGTTTCAAGGTCTTTCTGCTGAATCAAACTTATATGAGTGTTGCGTGGGTAGTTCCTTTTCAGGAACTCTGTTTTTATGGGATCCCTTTGTCTTGATGATTCAAATGagatgtttccttttctccatgAGTAGAACTATGTCTCTTACCCTCAACAAGCTATTTGgcccaggaaagaaaatggcatgCCTCTCTCTTGGGACTTTTCACAATCTTCCTCCTTTTGGTCCTTGTCCCTTTGCTTTTTGACCTAAAGCTCCATGTTGATCAGTCACAGCTCTGTCCATCAAAGACTGGATGTCAGCTCACATGGTGAAAATTGGACTGTATGGGTGTTTCCATTCTTTCCATGAGACTTAGCGTGTAACCTTAAAAAACTTAGGGGAACCGAGGCCTACAGAGGAATAGCCCACAATGGTACACACTTTTCCCCAAGACTGTTGTCCTGTATCTGGAGGCTGAAATACCCCCTGGGTATACATGGAAATGTTCTGGCTCGCGGTAACTTAGAAAGTTAATGAGGCAGTTTCTGCTCTTAGGCTTGCAGGTACCTGTGGACATCTGAGGGTCATCCTTTCTAGGGGATGCTATGGATGCTTATGGTTGCGGATTTGCAGGGTCCCCTCCTAGCCACGGAATGCAAGGGCTGGATCCTTTCCCGTTGGGGAGTGTTTattctttgcatttcctttggCCTCTgttggctgcagccctggctcatTCCTGGGCTTGGCTTGCATGCACCCAAGCTCCATTTCTGTGCACCTCCCGTGGAGCTAGTTTCACTGtccacatgattttttttctctgtcctccCGACTCACGCATACAGCATGACCCTTATTGTCACCCATGTCCAGTGACTGAAAGCACTCAATTTCTCTACTTAGATCCAGTCTAACACCCTAGTTCTTGAGGGACTTGGGGCTGGTGATACAGCAAGTGCTGAGTGTACAGAGTGTGCAGGGGTCTGAAATGATTGGTACTTTAGTATGCAGTGCAAGACACAGATctggataaaaaataaaaaataagcctTTATATTTGCCAGTTTCTATTTAGTTCTTTGGGCTTAGACTTCCCAAAAGGGCTTCCTTTGCAGGTTACAGCATGCCCTGAAAATTTTTAAGACTTTCAGTTCTAGATCTAACTGGCAgttcaattaattttctttttcctgctagtgaagtttttttttctactcCTGTGCTTTATGAATTTCCCCACCCAGGTAATCACTGTGCTTTTAGAGGCTGGTAGCAACACCTCGCTTTATCCTAAGCGACGTAGCTTTCTAGCAACTGCTTCCtgcaggggaaagggaagaactAGACAGCATGTCATGTAGGACATTTGATTGCAATTTTAAGTGAGAgcactttaaaacaaactttctAAGCTGAAGTATGGTGGTGacctgaaaacaaaaggataaGCACTGGCTCAGGTGACTGGCTAGGAACAGCAAGTGCTGCTAAACTCTCTGTGGAGGGGCTTCCCAATCTGAGCGACATGGTTGCTGCTTTTTAAGACACTTAAGGAAGATACTTGCATGAACAGTGTTGTGTAGTATGGGATCTTATAGCAGGATCTGGCTTGTGACATCTTTTCAGTTCAAGATTTCTAGCTTCTCCCAACATCAGCCAAGCTAAGAGGCTTTCACCTGATGGGTCATTAAGGTTTAGTGCTCTGGGTGTGTCTGGGAGGTGAGGCTGATTTTGTGAGCGTGTGGTGAGGCCCCTGTGTACAAACAGGAGTGCTGTGCCTGCTCTATTTCTCCAGGAAAATTTAGTTATTAGAGAAAAtggacattttctttcatttctttcagactttgtaaataattttcaatgaATGCAGGGGGCTGGCTTTTGCTCTTGTTCTTCCACAACATTAGGCAATGCAGCTTAAAgtcctgtgtttcttttttcccactgaCCCCAGCAGTCCCTGGGGTCAGTGGGAATCTGCTTCCTCTTGAGACtaagctgcttttctctgacTTGCATGTCGCAGGGAGGTTCTGGTGCAGCCCAGCCATCCACCTGGAGATCGCAAACTACATGAAACTCTCCCCTTGCTCTACATTTTGACTATGTGGCCCGATGACACCTAGCAGGGCCCTTTCCTCCCTCCGGTATGTGTGCCAAGGTTGGCAGTACTCAACTGCCCTGCTCCTGGTCAGGTTTTAAACCACAAAATCTCAGTGGTTCTTCATTTTCCCAGCTTTTGGCAAATATTTTACCAGATGCTTAGCTTTGCCTTGATTTCTCTGCAGAGGAGAAACTGAGAACTTCCTCCCCATGACAAGATACTTTGTCTTTCTGGGGTATGCCCTGTTACATCACATATCAAAAATCTGTCCAAGAGTGTCTTCTGATATTCTTCCTCCTTTTAGTTGAGATCTGTTATTACACTGCAGGCAAAGCACTGGGAACATTGTGGAGACTGAGACAATGTTTTCAAAGCCTGGAGACTGCAAAGACCTATTTTGAGTCATAACAGATGCTGGACATATGGAACAACTGAGGAGACCTGCACAAGGTCTATAAATGTTCTGCAGATCTTTATGTCCCTGACTCAGTGGGTGGGTTTTCTATGGGAACTGGAAACTGGGAAGGGGAGAAGTGGATATGAATGCAAATGTTCATGACTCCTGTGAAAAATTTGCCATGGGGAAAGGGGAATAACATATCTTTGGTGGGATAGGGCTCACGGTGGCCAAAAATTAGTCTAAAAACCAGCCCTGATGTAGGAAGAGGGTCACATTGACCTGTGGCTAACTTGAGACTGGAGCTTTTACAGCTCTCTATAAAAATTTGAGAATCTCAGGCCAGCATGTAAACTCTTTACTGGTATACTTCACCATCTACAATACTTGGGTCCTGAAACAGTTTTGGACTCCGTGAAAACGGTGTGGTCAGTGTTTCTCCAAAAGTAATGCCACAGTCCCTTGTTCCTCACATGTCTTCTTTGTCCCCTGCCGCCTTCTTCCTTCCCTACTGCTGCCTAGCAGTCAGGTTGCACTATCTCACACTTCCCAGCAAACTTTTTGTTCCCCTGCAAACTTTCCCAAATACTAAAGCAGCCTTTCTTCTGCCAGCACCACTGCCCCTTTGCATTGATGACCACTGCATGA of the Falco cherrug isolate bFalChe1 chromosome 5, bFalChe1.pri, whole genome shotgun sequence genome contains:
- the TST gene encoding thiosulfate sulfurtransferase, yielding MARQVLSRPLVTAKWLSEAVRAGRVGPGLRVLDASWYPPQERNARQEFKERHIPGASFFDIEECRDQASPYDFMLPSESHFADYVGRLGVSNDTHVVVYDGDELGTFYAPRAWWMFRAFGHKEVSVLNGGFKNWVKEGHPVTAEVSQPAPAVFKAKLNMALLKTFEEMIQNVVSLQFQVVDSRPEGRFQGTELDQGLESGHIPGAVNIPFRSFLTETGHEKSIEEIQQIFREKKVDLSKPLTATCRKGVTACHIALAAYLCGKRDVAVYDGSWSEWFHRAPPRYKVSELKRNKA
- the MPST gene encoding 3-mercaptopyruvate sulfurtransferase gives rise to the protein MSQQLLYRALVSAKWLSEAIKSQQAGLALRIVDASWYLPKMKRDPKREFEERHIPGAVFFDIDQCSDRTSPYDHMLPKADDFAEYVGKLGVGNDSHVVVYDGSDQGLFSAPRVWWMFRAFGHEAVSLLDGGLKNWQREGNAVSSGKSQISPSEFHASLDKSLVKTYEDVLDNLDSHRFQLVDARAAGRFRGVEPEPRDGIEPGHVPGSMNIPFSDFLTEAGLEKTPEQIRSLFQEKKVDLLKPVVATCGSGVTACHVALGAYLCGKPDVAVYDGAWVEWYMRAQPENIISEGKGKTV